Proteins from one Sarcophilus harrisii chromosome 2, mSarHar1.11, whole genome shotgun sequence genomic window:
- the AFF4 gene encoding AF4/FMR2 family member 4, translating into MNREDRNVLRMKERERRNQEIHQGEEAFPPNSPLFAEPYKVTSKEDKLSSRIQSMLGNYDDSYEMKDFIGDRSLQKLVAIPKPTIPSTADEKPNPSFFSEHRHGSSHQSSKWTPVGPAPSTSSQSQKRSSGLQSGHTSQRTSGSSSNSTSGVGQRHDRESYSSTGGGSSRKKSQHGTEHSKSRSSSPGKPPAVSSLSSSHSRPHGNDHHSKEQRSKSPRDPDATWDSPSRVPSFSSGQHSSQSFPPSLMSKSNSMLQKPTAYVRPMDGQESMEPKLTSEHYSSQSHSNNMSELKPSSKAHLTKLKIPSQPLDASASGDVSCVDEILKEMTHSWPPPLTAIHTPCKTEPSKFPFPTKESQSNFGSGEQKRYNPSSKTSNGHQSKSMLKDDLKLSSSEDSDGEQDCDKTVPRSTPGSNSEPSHHNSEGADNSRDDSSSHSGSESSSGSDSESESSSSDSEANEPSQSASPEPEPPPTNKWQLDNWLNKVNPHKVSPASSVDSNIPSSQGYKKEGREQGPGSGYVEQNGPKESNSSTPGRDSKTVQKGSESGRGRQKSPAQSDNTTQRRTVGKKQPKKTEKAGVEEPRGGLKIESETPVDMTTSMPSNRHKAATKGSRKPNIKKEPKSSPRSTTEKKKYKSTNKPSQKSREIIETDTSSSDSDESEGLFPSSQTPKYPESNRTPVKPSSVEEEDSFFRPRMFSPMEEKELLSPLSDPDDRYPLIVKIDLNLLSRIPGKPYKEMEPPKVEKKNAPEKHTREPQKQVSDKGSTKGKRKHKNEDDNRASESKKPKIEEKSSSGHKTSSNRESSKQSAVKEKDPLPSPAGPIPVKDSKTEHGSRKRTVSQSSSLKSTNSSNKESTGKNSSTSKQKKTEGKVFSSSKEAKEKVPSSSSNYPPASQIPDSSKTRRAKLAFDDRTYSADHYLQEAKKLKHNADALSDRFEKAVYYLDAVVSFIECGNALEKNAQEFKSPFLMYSETVELIKYTMKLKNYLAPDATAADKRLAILCLRCQSLLYLRLFKLKKENALKYSKTLTEHLKNSYNNSQAPSPGMGSKAVGMPSPVSPKLSPGNSGNYTSGASSTSGSSSSVTIPQRIHQMAASYVQVTSNFLYATEIWDQAEQLSKEQKEFFAELDKVMGPLIFNSSIMTDLVRYTRQGLHWLRLDAKLIS; encoded by the exons ATGAACCGTGAAGACCGGAATGTGCTTCgtatgaaagaaagggaaaggcgAAATCAGGAAATTCATCAGGGTGAAGAAGCCTTCCCACCCAACTCTCCTCTCTTTGCTGAACCATACAAAGTT ACTAGCAAagaagacaaattatctagtcgTATTCAGAGCATGCTTGGAAACTATGATGACTCCTACGAAATGAAGGATTTTATAGGAGACAGATCTCTACAAAAGCTTGTTGCAATCCCCAAACCTACCATACCATCAACAGCAGATGAAAAACCAAATCCAAGTTTCTTTAGTGAACACAGACATGGTAGCTCTCATCAGAGCAGCAAATGGACACCTGTAGGGCCAGCACCTAGCACTTCTTCACAGTCACAGAAACGGTCTTCAGGTTTACAGAGTGGACACACTAGCCAACGGACCAGTGGAAGCAGCAGTAACAGCACTAGTGGTGTTGGTCAGAGGCATGATCGTGAATCATACAGTAGTACTGGTGGTGGTAGTAGCCGTAAAAAAAGCCAGCACGGAACAGAACACTCCAAATCTCGTTCTTCCAGTCCTGGAAAACCACCTGCTGTTTCTTCATTAAGCTCTAGTCATTCCAGACCTCATGGGAATGATCACCACAGCAAGGAGCAGCGTTCTAAATCACCACGGGACCCAGATGCAACTTGGGACTCACCTTCTCGTGTTCCTTCATTTTCAAGTGGGCAACACTCCAGCCAGTCTTTTCCACCTTCATTAATGTCAAAGTCAAATTCAATGTTACAGAAACCTACTGCCTATGTAAGACCCATGGATGGACAGGAGTCCATGGAACCAAAGCTAACCTCTGAGCACTACAGCAGCCAATCTCATAGCAACAACATGAGTGAGCTGAAGCCTAGTAGCAAAGCACATCTTACCAAACTGAAAATACCTTCTCAACCATTAGAT GCATCTGCATCTGGTGATGTAAGCTGTGTGGATGAAATTCTTAAA gAGATGACCCATTCCTGGCCACCCCCCTTAACTGCAATTCATACACCATGCAAAACAGAGccttctaaatttccttttccaactaaa gAATCTCAGTCAAATTTTGGCTCTGGAGAACAGA AAAGATACAATCCTTCATCTAAAACTTCAAATGGGCATCAGTCCAAATC tatGTTAAAGGATGATTTAAAACTTAGCAGCAGCGAAGATAGTGATGGAGAGCAG GATTGTGATAAAACTGTGCCAAGAAGTACACCGGGAAG taattctgAACCTTCACACCACAATAGCGAAGGAGCAGATAATTCCAGGGATGACTCAAGTAGCCATAGTGGATCTGAAAGCAGCTCTGGATCTGATTCGGAGAGTGAAAGTAGTTCCAGTGACAGTGAAGCCAATGAGCCATCACAGAGTGCATCTCCTGAG cctGAACCACCACCAACAAATAAATGGCAACTTGATAATTGGTTGAATAAAGTGAATCCACATAAAGTATCACCAGCTTCTTCTGTAGATAGTAATATTCCATCTTCTCAAGGTTATAAAAAAGAAGGTCGGGAACAAGGGCCAGGAAGTGGCTATGTTGAACAAAATGGACCTAAAGAATCCAATTCTTCTACTCCTGGACGAGATTCTAAAACTGTTCAAAAGGGATCAGAGAGTGGTCGTGGGAGACAAAAGTCCCCAGCACAGAGTGATAACACTACACAGCGAAGAACTGTAGggaaaaaacaacccaaaaaaacGGAGAAGGCAGGTGTAGAAGAGCCTCGAGGGGGcttaaaaatagaaagtgaaacCCCTGTAGACATGACAACAAGTATGCCCTCTAATAGGCACAAGGCAGCCACAAAAGGCTCAAGAAAACCCAATATAAAAAAGGAGCCCAAATCTTCCCCTAGgtcaacaacagaaaaaaagaaatacaagtcaACAAATAAACCTTCACAAAAATCTagagaaatcatagaaacagatACTTCATCCTCTGATTCGGATGAAAGTGAGggcctttttccttcttcacaaACTCCTAAGTATCCTGAAAGCAACAGAACTCCTGTTAAACCCTCCTCAGTAGAGGAGGAAGATAGCTTTTTTCGGCCAAGAATGTTCTCTCCTATGGAAGAGAAGGAACTTCTTTCCCCACTTAGTGATCCTGATGACAGGTATCCACTTATTGTCAAGATTGACCTGAATCTCTTGTCAAGAATACCAGGGAAGCCTTATAAAGAAATGGAGCCCcccaaagtagaaaagaaaaatgcgCCTGAGAAGCACACAAGAGAGCCTCAAAAACAAGTCTCAGATAAAGGTTCCACCAAGGGGAAGAGGAAACATAAG AATGAAGATGATAACCGAGCCTCCGAGAGCAAGAAACCTAAGATTGAGGAGAAGAGTTCATCAGGCCATAAGACATCCAGCAATAGAGA GTCATCCAAACAGAGTGCTGTGAAAGAGAAGGATCCATTGCCTTCTCCTGCTGGGCCTATTCCTGTGAAAGATTCAAAAACTGAGCATGGATCTAGGAAGAGAACAGTCAGCCAGTCATCTTCCTTAAAATCTACTAATAGCAGCAACAAAGAAAGTACTGGTAAAAATAGTTCTACTTCCAAGCAGAAAAAGACAGAAGGGAAAGTTTTTAGTAGTTCCAAGGAAGCCAAG GAAAAGGTTCCAAGTAGTTCTTCAAACTATCCTCCAGCTTCACAAATTCCTGATAGCTCTAAAACACGAAGAGCAAAGCTGGCCTTTGATGACAG GACTTATTCAGCAGATCATTATTTACAAGAagctaaaaaattaaaacacaatgcAGATGCTTTG TCTGATAGATTTGAGAAAGCTGTCTATTATCTTGATGCTGTGGTTTCCTTCATTGAATGTGGGAATGCTTTGGAGAAAAATGCTCAGGAATTCAAATCTCCATTCCTTATGTATTCAGAGACTGTAGAGCTAATTAA ATATACTATGAAACTGAAGAATTACTTGGCACCAGATGCTACAGCTGCAGATAAAAGACTGGCCATTCTTTG tcttcggTGCCAGTCCTTATTGTACCTGAGGTTATTTAAGCTGAAGAAGGAGAATGCTTTGAAATACTCTAAAACATTAACTGAACATTTAAAG AATTCCTATAATAATTCTCAAGCTCCATCACCTGGCATGGGAAG CAAAGCTGTTGGAATGCCTTCTCCAGTTTCTCCAAAGCTCTCTCCTGGCAATTCAGGAAATTACACTTCAGGGGCAAGCAGTACTTCAGGGAGCAGTTCTTCGGTAACAATTCCACAGAGAATCCACCAGATGGCAGCCAGCTATGTTCAGGTCACTTCCAACTTCCTTTATGCTACCGAAATCTGGGACCAAGCCGAACAGCTTTCTAAGGAGCAAAAAG agtTCTTTGCTGAACTGGATAAAGTAATGGGTCCTCTCATCTTTAATTCAAGCATCATGACAGACCTAGTTCGTTATACCCGGCAGGGACTTCACTGGCTTCGTCTGGATGCCAAGTTGATATCTTGA